From the genome of Psychroserpens ponticola, one region includes:
- a CDS encoding GNAT family N-acetyltransferase, which translates to MIIAETNRLILSKITVEDASFLLELMNTPGWLKYNGDRNVKNLEQAITHVKNNQLKCYENHGFGYYKIQLKDEDLKTIGTSGLLKRDNLEHVDIGFSLLPEYHSKGYGFETATEIMNLAKNTFNLKTISAITLPINQPSINLLEKLGLSYQKTIKPFEDNKELLLFAKDL; encoded by the coding sequence ATGATCATAGCCGAAACTAACAGATTAATTCTTTCAAAAATCACAGTTGAGGATGCATCTTTTCTTTTAGAATTGATGAATACTCCAGGTTGGCTTAAATATAATGGCGATCGCAATGTAAAAAATCTTGAACAGGCTATAACTCATGTCAAAAACAACCAACTCAAATGCTATGAAAATCATGGTTTTGGTTATTATAAGATTCAATTAAAAGACGAAGATTTAAAAACTATAGGTACTAGTGGTTTATTAAAACGGGATAATTTAGAACATGTTGATATTGGTTTTTCATTGCTTCCAGAATACCATAGTAAAGGCTATGGTTTTGAAACAGCTACTGAAATTATGAACCTCGCAAAAAACACGTTCAATTTAAAAACCATAAGTGCTATTACGCTTCCAATTAATCAACCTTCCATTAATCTGTTGGAAAAATTAGGCTTATCTTACCAAAAAACAATAAAACCCTTTGAAGACAATAAAGAACTTCTGTTATTTGCAAAAGATTTATAA
- a CDS encoding 2-hydroxyacid dehydrogenase: protein MKILHLDNNHKLLIEQLNALGFTNHEDYTSSKEDIQNVIHQYDGFIIRSRFKIDKQFLDATQNLKFIGRVGAGLENIDCEYAEQKDIKLIAAPEGNRNAVGEHSLAMLLSLFNKLNKADREVRNGKWLREDNRGLELDGKTIGLIGYGNMGKAFAKKLSGFDVEVLCYDLKTNVSDQNAKQVSLEELQQKADVLSLHTPETCSTINMVNTEFIDAFQKPFWLINTARGKSVVTEDLVSGLQTGKILGAGLDVLEYEKSSFENLFKPSITSSTVEIPEAFKYLILAENVLLSPHVAGWTIESKEKLAQTIVDKIKAEFC from the coding sequence TTGAAAATACTCCACTTAGATAACAATCATAAACTCCTCATTGAACAACTCAATGCATTAGGATTTACAAATCATGAAGATTATACATCTTCAAAAGAGGACATTCAAAATGTTATTCATCAATATGATGGTTTTATCATTCGTAGCCGATTTAAAATCGATAAACAATTCCTAGATGCCACCCAAAATCTAAAATTTATAGGTCGTGTTGGAGCAGGATTAGAAAATATCGATTGTGAATATGCAGAGCAAAAAGACATCAAACTCATTGCTGCTCCAGAAGGTAATCGTAATGCTGTAGGTGAACATAGTTTAGCCATGTTATTATCTCTTTTTAATAAACTCAATAAAGCAGATCGTGAGGTTCGTAATGGCAAATGGCTTCGTGAAGACAATCGTGGATTAGAACTTGACGGAAAAACCATTGGGCTCATTGGCTATGGAAATATGGGAAAAGCCTTTGCTAAAAAACTGAGCGGTTTTGACGTAGAAGTTTTATGCTATGATCTAAAAACCAATGTTAGTGATCAAAATGCAAAGCAAGTTAGTTTAGAGGAGCTACAACAAAAAGCAGATGTATTAAGCTTACATACTCCAGAGACATGCTCAACTATTAACATGGTTAATACAGAATTCATCGATGCATTTCAAAAGCCTTTTTGGCTAATTAATACGGCTCGTGGAAAAAGTGTAGTAACCGAAGATTTAGTTTCAGGGTTACAAACGGGTAAAATTTTAGGAGCAGGATTAGATGTTCTTGAATATGAAAAATCGTCGTTTGAAAATTTATTTAAGCCTTCTATCACATCGAGCACAGTCGAGATACCAGAAGCTTTTAAATATCTCATTTTAGCAGAAAATGTATTGCTTTCTCCACATGTTGCAGGATGGACTATCGAAAGTAAGGAAAAATTAGCGCAAACAATTGTAGACAAGATTAAAGCAGAATTTTGCTAA
- the rsmA gene encoding 16S rRNA (adenine(1518)-N(6)/adenine(1519)-N(6))-dimethyltransferase RsmA: MSVRAKKHLGQHFLTDETIAEKIANSLSFDGYKHVLEIGPGMGVLTKYLLKKDIKTHVIEIDPESVEYLKANYLNLADRVYEKDFLKYDLTEIFKDEPFAIIGNFPYNISTQIVFKTLEMREQIPEFSGMFQKEVAARICSKEGSKVYGILSVLTQAFYEAEYLFTVPPTVFNPPPKIDSGVLRLKRKENFSLNCDEKLFFRVVKTAFQQRRKTLRNSLKTFNLSDNLKANVIFDKRPEQLSVDSFLELTQHIENDNT, from the coding sequence ATGTCAGTAAGAGCAAAAAAACATTTAGGTCAGCACTTTTTAACCGACGAAACTATTGCAGAAAAAATAGCAAATAGCTTAAGTTTTGATGGCTATAAGCATGTGTTAGAAATTGGTCCAGGAATGGGTGTGCTCACCAAATATTTGCTAAAAAAAGACATCAAAACACATGTCATAGAAATTGATCCAGAATCTGTAGAATACCTCAAAGCAAATTATCTCAACTTAGCAGATCGCGTCTATGAAAAGGATTTTTTGAAATATGATTTAACTGAGATCTTTAAAGATGAACCTTTTGCAATCATTGGTAATTTCCCTTATAATATTTCTACACAAATTGTATTTAAAACTTTAGAGATGCGTGAGCAAATCCCTGAGTTTTCTGGTATGTTTCAAAAAGAAGTCGCAGCACGAATTTGTTCAAAAGAAGGCAGTAAAGTTTATGGTATTCTTTCGGTTTTAACACAAGCATTCTATGAGGCAGAATATTTATTTACGGTTCCACCAACGGTTTTTAATCCACCACCAAAAATCGATTCAGGCGTTTTACGTTTGAAACGCAAAGAAAATTTTAGCTTAAATTGTGATGAAAAACTATTTTTTAGAGTCGTAAAAACAGCCTTTCAACAGCGTAGAAAAACACTTCGCAATAGTTTAAAAACATTCAATCTTTCAGATAATTTAAAAGCAAATGTTATATTTGACAAACGTCCTGAACAACTCAGTGTAGATTCGTTTTTAGAATTAACACAACACATTGAAAACGACAATACTTAG
- a CDS encoding DUF4286 family protein — protein MYIYNVTVNVEDSIHDEWLLWIKEHIPQVLSTGKFEKATLTKVLVEEELGGQTYSIQYRSYSREALDAYYREDADKLRQEGLKRFAGKSLAFRTELQVVDEYSVKFT, from the coding sequence ATGTACATATATAACGTAACTGTTAATGTTGAAGACAGTATACATGACGAATGGCTGCTTTGGATAAAAGAACACATTCCTCAAGTACTTTCTACAGGGAAATTTGAAAAAGCTACTTTAACAAAAGTTTTGGTTGAAGAAGAATTGGGTGGACAAACCTACTCTATTCAATACCGTTCGTATTCAAGAGAAGCACTTGATGCCTATTACAGAGAAGATGCCGATAAATTACGTCAAGAAGGCTTGAAACGATTTGCAGGAAAATCATTAGCCTTTAGAACAGAGCTTCAAGTTGTAGATGAATATTCAGTGAAGTTTACGTGA
- the mgtE gene encoding magnesium transporter encodes MVEDKENIQFELTDELIEKVELLVSNAEDKKLKSLLNEFHFADVAEILDELDLDDSVYVIKLLDSETTADILTELDEDTREKVLENLSAKEIAEEVEELDTDDAADIISELPEERQAEVISRIEDDEHREEITELLAYDEDTAGGLMAKELVKVYETWTVAGCLRRIRGQAAEVTRVHSIYVVNKEEKLIGRLSLKDLIVAKSEQKIADIAKDNVDWVNVNDDVEDVAKVMSKYDLEAIPVVDNNQKLLGRITIDDIVDVLKEEAEKDYQMAAGITGDVEADDSILELTRARLPWLFLGLVGGVGAFIIMYFFEENLPKEAIILFLFTPLIAAMAGNVGVQSSAIIVQGLANDDVKGSINSRLIKEMLLATLNGFILSLFLFLFVFAWEQDFKLALAISISLVAVIIIAGLIGTFIPLFLDKRGIDPAIATGPFITTSNDILGILIYFWIAKLILGI; translated from the coding sequence ATGGTAGAAGACAAAGAAAATATCCAATTTGAACTTACCGATGAACTCATTGAAAAAGTAGAACTTTTGGTTTCCAATGCTGAAGACAAAAAGTTAAAATCGCTTTTAAATGAATTTCACTTTGCAGATGTTGCCGAAATTTTAGATGAATTAGATTTAGATGATTCGGTTTACGTTATCAAATTATTAGATTCTGAAACGACTGCTGATATTCTAACAGAACTTGATGAAGATACCAGAGAGAAAGTCCTCGAAAATCTTTCAGCAAAAGAAATTGCAGAAGAAGTTGAAGAATTAGATACTGATGATGCTGCAGATATTATTTCCGAATTACCTGAAGAACGTCAAGCTGAAGTAATCTCAAGGATTGAAGATGATGAGCATAGAGAGGAAATTACCGAACTTTTAGCTTATGATGAAGATACTGCAGGTGGTCTCATGGCTAAAGAACTGGTAAAAGTTTATGAAACATGGACCGTTGCTGGATGCTTACGGCGAATTAGAGGACAAGCAGCCGAAGTCACTAGAGTGCACTCGATATATGTGGTCAATAAAGAAGAAAAACTAATTGGTCGCTTATCTCTTAAAGATTTAATTGTTGCCAAAAGCGAACAAAAAATTGCTGACATTGCTAAAGATAATGTAGATTGGGTTAACGTAAATGATGATGTAGAGGATGTTGCTAAAGTCATGTCTAAATATGATTTAGAAGCCATTCCAGTCGTAGATAACAACCAAAAATTATTAGGTAGAATTACCATTGATGATATTGTAGATGTTTTAAAAGAAGAAGCCGAAAAAGATTACCAAATGGCAGCAGGTATTACAGGTGATGTTGAAGCAGATGATAGTATTTTAGAACTCACCAGAGCACGATTGCCTTGGCTATTTCTAGGCCTTGTTGGTGGTGTTGGTGCTTTTATTATCATGTATTTCTTCGAAGAGAACTTACCCAAAGAAGCTATCATCTTATTTCTATTTACACCATTAATTGCTGCAATGGCAGGTAATGTAGGTGTTCAATCTAGTGCAATTATTGTACAAGGTTTAGCTAATGATGATGTAAAAGGAAGCATTAATAGCCGACTTATAAAAGAAATGTTATTGGCTACACTTAATGGTTTCATTTTGTCACTCTTTTTATTTCTTTTTGTTTTTGCTTGGGAACAAGATTTTAAACTAGCTCTTGCCATTTCAATATCACTCGTAGCTGTAATTATTATTGCAGGTTTAATTGGCACATTTATTCCATTATTTTTAGACAAACGAGGTATTGATCCTGCTATCGCGACAGGACCATTTATTACAACAAGTAATGATATCTTGGGTATTTTAATTTATTTCTGGATTGCTAAATTGATTTTAGGTATATAA
- the serS gene encoding serine--tRNA ligase, with amino-acid sequence MLQVAFIREHKEDVIKRLAKRNIDATKMIEDVIALDENRRALQTQLDNTLAESNTISKEIGDLFKSGKAAEANLLKEKTVQLKEDKVTLSGQLDTTAEELTALLYKIPNVPHESVPSGNTDEDNEEIFYEGDIPKLHDNALPHWELAKKYDIIDFELGNKISGAGFPVYKGKGAKLQRALIAYFLDKNTSAGYTEYQLPHLVNEASCYGTGQLPDKEGQMYHDSRDDLYLIPTAEVPGTNVFRDVLLAESELPIGITGYTPCFRREAGSYGAHVRGLNRLHQFDKVEIIRVEHPDNSYKAFEGMINHVKGILRELKLPYRILRLCGGDTGFPSAMTYDFEVFSTAQDRWLEISSVSNFESYQANRLRLRFKNSNGKNELAHTLNGSSLALPRVLAGILENYQTEDGIQIPEVLIPYTGFDKI; translated from the coding sequence ATGTTACAAGTTGCTTTTATTAGAGAACACAAAGAGGACGTCATTAAAAGATTGGCAAAACGAAATATTGATGCCACTAAAATGATTGAAGACGTAATCGCTTTAGATGAAAACCGAAGAGCTTTACAAACTCAATTGGACAACACTTTAGCGGAATCTAATACCATTTCAAAAGAAATAGGCGATTTGTTTAAATCTGGAAAAGCTGCTGAAGCAAACCTATTAAAAGAAAAAACGGTACAACTTAAAGAAGATAAAGTCACTTTAAGTGGTCAACTAGATACCACAGCCGAAGAACTTACAGCATTACTTTATAAAATACCCAATGTACCTCATGAAAGTGTGCCTTCTGGAAACACAGATGAAGACAATGAAGAAATATTTTACGAAGGTGATATTCCAAAACTTCATGATAATGCACTTCCACACTGGGAGCTTGCAAAAAAATACGACATCATCGATTTTGAATTAGGGAATAAAATATCTGGAGCTGGATTTCCTGTTTACAAAGGAAAAGGTGCCAAATTACAACGTGCATTAATTGCCTATTTTTTAGATAAAAATACTTCTGCTGGCTATACCGAATACCAATTACCACATTTAGTAAATGAGGCGTCTTGTTATGGTACAGGTCAATTACCAGATAAAGAAGGACAAATGTATCACGACTCTCGTGATGATTTATATTTAATACCTACAGCAGAAGTTCCAGGAACTAATGTGTTTAGAGATGTTTTATTAGCTGAAAGTGAGTTACCCATTGGAATTACAGGCTATACACCTTGTTTTAGAAGAGAAGCTGGTAGTTATGGCGCTCACGTAAGAGGATTAAATAGACTACATCAATTTGATAAAGTTGAAATCATACGTGTTGAGCATCCTGACAATTCTTACAAGGCATTTGAAGGTATGATTAATCATGTAAAAGGCATTTTACGTGAGCTAAAATTACCATATAGAATTTTACGTTTGTGTGGTGGAGATACTGGTTTTCCTTCTGCGATGACTTATGATTTTGAAGTGTTTTCTACGGCTCAAGATCGTTGGTTAGAGATTTCAAGTGTTTCAAATTTTGAATCTTATCAAGCGAATCGTTTACGCTTACGTTTTAAAAACAGTAATGGTAAAAACGAATTAGCACATACATTAAACGGAAGTTCACTTGCCTTACCAAGAGTGCTAGCTGGTATTTTAGAGAATTATCAAACTGAAGATGGCATCCAAATCCCTGAGGTTTTGATTCCTTATACAGGATTCGATAAAATTTAA
- a CDS encoding cupin domain-containing protein, with translation MKPINIKEKHTLFSKQWHPHRIATVDNMQVILAKIKGEFVWHSHDDEDELFQVIKGTLYMQFRDRTEVVNEGEIIVVPKGVEHNPRTKDDEEVHLLLFEKLSTAHTGKVIAEKTQTEYPEI, from the coding sequence ATGAAACCAATTAATATTAAAGAAAAACACACGTTATTTTCCAAACAATGGCATCCACATCGTATTGCAACTGTAGATAATATGCAAGTGATTTTAGCCAAAATAAAAGGCGAATTTGTTTGGCATAGTCACGACGATGAAGACGAACTGTTCCAAGTCATTAAAGGCACACTTTACATGCAATTTAGAGATCGAACAGAAGTGGTTAACGAAGGTGAGATTATTGTTGTTCCAAAAGGTGTAGAACATAATCCGCGTACAAAAGATGATGAAGAAGTTCATCTGCTTTTATTTGAAAAATTAAGTACTGCACATACAGGAAAAGTTATTGCAGAAAAAACGCAAACCGAATATCCTGAAATTTGA
- a CDS encoding HTTM domain-containing protein yields MNKLLFKHIDNTALITFRMLFGAFLALESFGAIATGWIKRTLVDPQFTFNFIGFDWLQPLPGPWMYIYYAVMGIFGIFVMIGYKYRLSILSFTLLWAGVYFMQKSSYNNHYYFLMILSAAMIVMPAHRFASIDAKLNPSIKSISMPQWCKLYFVFQLFILYTYASIAKLYPDWLDLTFPELLMQSKQHYYLIGDLLQHKAVHYFVAYGGILFDGLIIPLLLWKPSRKIAFFVSVFFHLFNSIIFQVGIFPYLSLAFAVFFFEPKFIQNFFLKKKPLYEASEIIIPRYAPIFKTIFILYFIVQIALPLRHHFIKGDVLWTEEGHRMSWRMMLRSKNSNTTFTVIDKATGNSTRINFDDYLSKKQRRSVSTKPDVMWQFAQHLKQEYSKKGIDIEVYVNALLSVNGKPRQQLIDPKVDLAREKWNPFKHQEWILPSKQDENN; encoded by the coding sequence ATGAATAAACTTTTATTTAAACATATAGATAATACTGCATTAATTACATTTAGAATGCTTTTTGGAGCTTTTTTAGCACTAGAAAGCTTTGGAGCTATTGCAACTGGCTGGATTAAGCGAACGCTTGTTGATCCTCAGTTTACATTTAATTTTATTGGTTTTGATTGGCTGCAACCTTTACCAGGACCTTGGATGTATATCTATTATGCTGTAATGGGAATCTTTGGAATTTTCGTAATGATTGGCTATAAGTATAGGCTAAGTATCTTAAGCTTTACATTGCTTTGGGCTGGCGTTTATTTTATGCAAAAATCGTCATACAATAATCATTATTATTTTTTAATGATTTTAAGTGCTGCGATGATTGTTATGCCTGCACATCGATTTGCTTCTATAGATGCTAAACTAAATCCAAGTATAAAAAGCATTTCAATGCCTCAATGGTGCAAATTGTATTTCGTTTTTCAATTATTCATTTTATATACATACGCATCTATAGCTAAATTATATCCTGATTGGTTAGATCTTACGTTTCCAGAGTTATTAATGCAAAGTAAACAGCATTATTATTTAATTGGTGACCTTCTTCAACATAAAGCTGTCCATTATTTTGTTGCTTATGGTGGAATTTTATTTGACGGACTTATAATTCCATTGTTATTATGGAAACCATCTCGTAAAATTGCTTTTTTTGTTTCTGTGTTTTTTCACCTCTTTAACTCCATCATTTTTCAGGTTGGAATTTTTCCGTATTTGTCATTAGCCTTTGCTGTATTCTTTTTTGAACCTAAATTTATTCAGAATTTCTTCTTGAAGAAAAAACCACTTTATGAAGCATCTGAAATTATAATACCACGTTATGCTCCAATTTTTAAAACGATTTTTATTCTCTATTTTATAGTGCAAATCGCGCTTCCTTTAAGGCACCATTTTATTAAAGGTGATGTTCTTTGGACCGAAGAAGGACATAGAATGTCATGGCGAATGATGCTGCGTTCAAAAAATAGTAATACAACTTTTACAGTAATAGATAAAGCAACAGGCAATTCGACACGTATTAATTTTGATGATTATCTTTCAAAAAAACAACGTAGATCAGTTAGCACAAAACCTGATGTTATGTGGCAGTTTGCTCAACATTTAAAACAGGAATATTCTAAAAAAGGAATTGACATTGAAGTGTATGTGAATGCATTACTAAGTGTCAATGGGAAACCGAGACAACAGCTAATTGACCCTAAAGTGGACTTAGCGAGAGAGAAATGGAATCCTTTTAAACATCAAGAGTGGATTTTACCTTCAAAACAAGACGAGAATAACTGA
- a CDS encoding bifunctional riboflavin kinase/FAD synthetase, which produces MKLYNSQNTYPKKPSVITIGTFDGVHIGHQKIIERLVKVSQNKTIESVVLTFFPHPRMVLQKESSIKLLNTIDERKDLLSKLSLDALVIKMFDKDFANLSARDYVKSILVDELNAKHIIIGYDHRFGKNRSANIDDLKVFGIEFGFEVEEISAQDIKDVAVSSTKIRNAISDGDLQTANSYLGAPYFLTGTVIKGKGLGKQIQFPTANIQIKEDYKLIPKNGVYVVHSIINNTTVYGMMNIGTNPTVNGTKQSIEVHFFNLDKNLYDDTIKVNILNRLRNEHKFESLTLLQKQLKLDQVHALKFIHKYE; this is translated from the coding sequence TTGAAACTTTATAATTCTCAAAATACATATCCCAAAAAACCTTCAGTGATTACAATTGGAACATTTGATGGTGTTCATATTGGTCATCAAAAAATAATTGAGCGATTAGTTAAAGTTAGTCAGAATAAAACCATTGAATCTGTCGTTTTAACGTTCTTTCCTCACCCAAGAATGGTGCTTCAAAAAGAATCTTCTATTAAGCTTTTAAATACTATTGACGAACGTAAAGATTTACTTTCAAAGCTAAGTCTAGATGCACTTGTAATTAAAATGTTTGATAAAGATTTCGCAAATCTTTCAGCTAGAGATTATGTGAAAAGTATTTTAGTAGATGAGCTTAATGCAAAACATATTATTATTGGTTATGACCATCGATTTGGCAAAAACCGAAGTGCAAATATTGATGATTTAAAAGTCTTTGGAATTGAGTTCGGATTTGAAGTTGAAGAAATTTCTGCTCAAGATATTAAAGACGTTGCTGTAAGTTCAACAAAAATCAGAAATGCCATCTCAGATGGAGATCTACAAACTGCAAATTCGTACTTAGGCGCTCCTTATTTTCTAACTGGAACTGTCATTAAAGGAAAAGGTCTTGGCAAACAAATTCAATTTCCAACAGCAAACATTCAAATCAAGGAAGATTATAAACTCATCCCCAAAAACGGAGTCTATGTTGTGCATTCAATAATTAATAATACAACGGTTTACGGCATGATGAATATTGGCACAAATCCTACTGTTAATGGCACAAAGCAATCGATTGAAGTTCATTTTTTTAATTTAGATAAAAACCTTTATGACGATACCATTAAGGTCAATATTTTAAATCGCTTAAGAAACGAACATAAATTTGAATCTCTTACCTTACTTCAAAAACAACTTAAATTAGATCAAGTACACGCCTTAAAGTTTATTCATAAATATGAATAA
- a CDS encoding tetratricopeptide repeat protein — protein sequence MKQFLLIILLLSCVFGFSQNEQLADNYFKRGEFEKALISYQKLYEKNQGNYKYIYKLVETYQQLEQYDNAQILLLQRISKSNNPSLLVELGYNYQLKGNLDISETYYTDALIAIDENPAFSYGVAKRLQDHSLLEKAIIAYKKGMALNPKQNFNVQLARIYGELGNIEQMFSNYIDYIESKPTYLNNGKRAFSDFISENSDNENNVSLRKLLLKKIQAQPDQIWYDMLSWLYIQEKAYNKAFIQEKALYKRNPESLSRITDLALTAINEKDYDTANSIFNYILENSQDIETRLTAHQYLLDIEITNASKKELKDIQDKYQTLFKQYGTYEQTIALQIAYGDFLAFNLHEPENASLFLKESLELELSSFQEATVKLKLGDILVFQEKFNEALIYYSQIQANLKNSTISQQARYKVAKTSYYKGDFKWAESQLKILKSSTSQLIANDALDLKLLISDNIQEDSLHTALRLYSKADLFAFQNKNEEAISLLGKILTEHKGETIEDQALFMQAKLFENTKQFDKAVANYEYIIANYRDEILADDAHFYLAQLYQTQLGEPEKAKPLYENIIFNHEDSIYFIEARKRFRMLRGDAIN from the coding sequence ATGAAGCAGTTTTTACTTATAATCTTACTTTTAAGTTGTGTATTTGGTTTTTCACAAAATGAACAACTAGCAGATAACTATTTCAAACGTGGTGAGTTTGAAAAGGCTCTTATTTCCTACCAAAAATTATACGAAAAAAATCAAGGTAACTACAAATACATTTATAAACTTGTTGAAACGTATCAACAACTTGAACAATATGATAATGCTCAAATTCTTTTATTACAACGGATTTCAAAAAGTAATAATCCGTCACTTCTAGTCGAATTAGGTTATAATTATCAATTAAAAGGCAATCTCGATATTTCAGAAACTTATTATACAGATGCTCTAATTGCAATTGACGAAAATCCTGCTTTTTCATATGGTGTAGCCAAACGACTTCAAGACCATAGTCTTTTAGAAAAAGCAATTATAGCTTACAAAAAAGGAATGGCACTCAACCCAAAACAAAACTTTAATGTTCAACTTGCACGTATTTATGGTGAATTAGGAAATATTGAACAAATGTTTTCCAATTACATCGATTATATTGAATCAAAACCCACATATCTTAATAATGGTAAGCGAGCTTTTAGTGACTTTATTTCCGAAAACAGCGACAATGAAAATAATGTTTCTCTAAGAAAACTGTTACTTAAAAAGATTCAGGCACAACCAGACCAAATCTGGTATGACATGCTAAGTTGGCTTTATATACAGGAGAAAGCATACAACAAAGCCTTTATACAAGAAAAAGCGTTATACAAACGAAATCCTGAAAGCTTATCACGTATTACAGATTTGGCACTTACGGCCATCAACGAAAAAGACTATGACACTGCTAATTCTATATTCAATTATATCTTAGAGAATTCACAAGACATTGAAACTCGCCTTACAGCACATCAATACCTTTTAGATATTGAAATTACAAATGCTAGCAAAAAAGAACTAAAAGACATACAAGATAAATATCAAACCCTTTTTAAACAATATGGCACTTACGAACAAACTATTGCGCTTCAAATTGCCTATGGTGATTTTCTAGCGTTCAATCTTCATGAACCTGAAAACGCTAGTTTATTTTTAAAAGAAAGTCTTGAATTAGAATTATCATCATTTCAAGAAGCTACTGTAAAATTAAAACTGGGAGACATTTTAGTCTTTCAAGAAAAATTTAATGAAGCCTTAATTTACTATTCACAAATTCAAGCAAACTTAAAAAATAGCACCATTTCACAACAAGCAAGATATAAGGTAGCAAAAACAAGTTATTATAAAGGTGATTTTAAATGGGCAGAATCGCAACTTAAAATTTTAAAATCATCTACATCTCAACTAATTGCAAACGATGCTTTGGATTTAAAGCTTTTAATTTCAGATAATATTCAAGAAGATTCATTGCATACAGCACTTCGTTTATACTCCAAAGCCGATTTATTTGCATTTCAGAATAAAAACGAAGAAGCTATTTCTCTTTTAGGTAAAATCTTAACAGAACACAAAGGTGAAACCATAGAAGATCAAGCGTTGTTTATGCAAGCCAAATTATTTGAAAATACTAAGCAATTTGATAAGGCTGTTGCCAATTACGAATATATTATTGCCAATTACAGAGATGAAATTTTAGCTGATGATGCGCATTTCTATTTAGCACAATTATACCAGACTCAACTTGGTGAGCCAGAAAAAGCAAAACCTCTTTATGAGAATATTATTTTTAATCATGAAGATAGTATCTATTTCATTGAAGCAAGAAAACGCTTCAGAATGTTACGTGGTGACGCTATAAATTAA